TAGGTTCTTACTACTATTTAAGAAATAATGTGTACTATTTACTTATTGAGTATGTTAACTAGGTTGTTATTGTTGACTACGTTAATTTGGTTATTAGTATTTACTTATTGAGTATGTTAACTAGGTTGTTATTGTTGACTATGTTAATTTGGTTATTAGTATTTACTTATTGAGTATGTTACGTAGGTTGTTATTACTTTTTGCCTAGCGAATATGTTACTTACGTTGTTATGCCCACTCTCTATCGTGTATGTTAATCAGGTTTGAAATGAATATAAGCACTGGTTGGTCAATTCAAATGTCAATGTCGTACATAAATGTAAATCCAAACGAAATGTAAAAAAAGGTAACTACTACTCTTTGGCTGGACCTGCACTCGGTCCACCACTTTGACGACATCTACTGCGACTATGGCCCTCGGCACCGCATTGCTTGAATCGCCTCGGGCGACGCAACATACgagtgtccatctcattcaagaagcgGGTCATCTTCGGCCGGCCCTTGGCTACCCGTCTGAGGAACGGGTTTCCAACGAATCTAGGTCCATGATAAGCAGGCCACGTTGCCAGATTTTTCAGTGGTCGAAACCTAGTCCTGTATACTCTTCGAATTTGGTCCATCTTGTAAACGTCATTAATGTACACTTTCCAATCCAACCTCTGATTTGCACAACACGCAAACACGTGCCGACACGGAATTCGGTCAACCTGGAATTCACCACAGTCACACCGATGTTGGCGTAGGTCAACTGCATACTCAACCCCACTAGGCATCTCGCGTACTTCGAAGACTTCATTTTCTCTATCAAAACAGTTAACCTGTATGTTACCTGATGCTCATTGATTTGCATGCAGCTTGGTTGTCACCATCTCAGAGAATACAAGTCCAGCACTGATTCGGGCTTCAGTCTCAGCTCTTTTCCTAGTGAACAACTCATTCAGTTTGTAAAATGTAGCCTTAACAAGTGCAGTGACTGGGAGATTGCATGCACCCTTTAAGACGGAGTTGATACATTCCACAAGATTGGTGGTCATATGACCCCATCGGTAACCACCATCAAATGCCAAAGCATACTGCTCACGAGGGATCCGATCAAGCCAGTTGGTGTAAGCCTCACCCCGTTCCTTTAATCGTTCATAGCGCATCTGGTACTCCCTGGTCGTCCTCGAGTATCCTATGAAAAACATTCAGTTAACTATGAACACCATTCTATTTGATCGTACTTACAATAAATTCAAAGTTCATTCTATACAAACTTACCAATGTTGACGATAAGCTTCTGCAGGTAAGGTGCTTTGAACTTCCTCAAGAAGTTGGACTCAATATGCCGGATACAAAACATATGGAAAGATCTTGGAGGAGACCACGCCCCATTACTTCGTTCAATAGCTGACCTAATCGAATCGTGTCGATCAGAGATTAGTCCGACACCATCACGGGTCACCACATGTTGATGCAGGCTCAGAAAAAAGTGccatgcatcagaagtctctccctctactatggcaaatgcaataggcacgATTTTGTTATTACCATCTTGTGAGACTGCAACCAATAAACAACACTTGTATTTTCCATACAAATGAGTCCCGTCCACCTGCACCACTGGCTTGCAGTGTCTGAAGGCCCTTATAcaggggtaataactccagaagactcTATGTAGAACACGTATATCAGGAACCAAATCATCCCCCTGGTAAGCTGGCATTATTTCAAAGTGAACCACTGCTGATGGCTCTTTGTggcacatggcctcaaaccatatcggCAAAGCTTCATACGATGCTTCCCAACTTCCGAAAATTGATTCGACCGCCTGCTGCTTTGCTAACCAAGCCTTGCGATAACTGATGGTGTAGTTAAAATTTGACTGGATATCAGCAATTACTGATTTCACCTTTATAGACGGGTCAACCTCTACCaacggctttattgcttctgcaactGTCTTGGAATCCAGCTTCGAATGGTCTTGAGAAATAGTAGACCTGGTACAAGTATGACTTCTATTGTACCTCCTTATCTCCCAACAGTACTTCTTCTGCATTTTGGTTACCCTGATCAACCAGTCACAACCATTCCCATATTCTGTACATTTGGCATAGAATGTCGTCGGTTCCGACTCATATACCCGATAGTCCACACCTCTCCGGATGGAATAATCTTTCATTGCCTTGATTACTGCCTCCCTTGAACTGAATTCTATCCCCACTGTGAACTCACCATCCGCCACAACAGGAGGGGCTGCATACATCAAAAGTAATAAATGCTTTATTATGTACTCAGTAAGAAGTCTTTCATTACAACTCAATTAATAAACACACTTTACTATGTAAGATCGTTATAGTCTTATTTTTCGCTATTCCATCTACGTAAACAACAACTAAATATCATTCACAACAAAgaactattaattaataaaaaaatcaaacgctATGGTCACAAATGCCTGGTCACATATCACATACATTACTCATCTGACTTATCGATCTGCTACTTCAGAGATTCACGTAGCTACCTAGGTTTACGCACCTGGATTCATATATTGCAGAAACTCCGGTGCTTGCATAGCCTCCAAATCCAATGACCGCATGAAAGAAGGCTCCTGAAACAGATGCGggtttgctagtgcatttgcAACTTCCACCATATCTGCGTTCATGGCGCCGCCAGCTGCTTCTTCGTCCTCACCTGGACCGACGATCTCAtagttactttcaaattcatcttcgctttcactattataatcttccaaTTCAATGTTACGGTCCGCTTTAGATTGCTCAAACTCAATATATAACTCGATGCACGACATTCGGTGGCAATTTTCCATGTACATTGAAAACATTTCCTGCATACTCGCTTCGTCCATCACATACTTGGTCTGAAATTGAACAAACCCACCAAACACAGGTAAAGGATACCTGTACAAAATACACGATATCCTCCTACATCTTTgagaatctatcttctcacaaatcacacctttcAACTCCTCAAATGACAATGTGAacggaataacaacatctaatgGATTTTCACACACAAATTGAACTCCCTCATATGTTTGTAATAAGATCTGTCCGTAATAATAAATCTTCAATAAAACTCTATCATCCACAACACTAACTATTCTCAACCTCACAGGAATTTCTTTTACaaaaatgaaggagaagaatcagagaagagaagagaggagaagaggatgAACATTAGCTGACGAGGAAGAAATGGGGCTTCTGTGATACCACCATCCGCTTTTTGTGTTGACTAAGGGCAAATCGGA
This region of Arachis hypogaea cultivar Tifrunner chromosome 8, arahy.Tifrunner.gnm2.J5K5, whole genome shotgun sequence genomic DNA includes:
- the LOC112705348 gene encoding uncharacterized protein; the protein is MPSGVEYAVDLRQHRCDCGEFQVDRIPCRHVFACCANQRLDWKVYINDVYKMDQIRRVYRTRFRPLKNLATWPAYHGPRFVGNPFLRRVAKGRPKMTRFLNEMDTRMLRRPRRFKQCGAEGHSRSRCRQSGGPSAGPAKE
- the LOC140174727 gene encoding uncharacterized protein, translating into MQEMFSMYMENCHRMSCIELYIEFEQSKADRNIELEDYNSESEDEFESNYEIVGPGEDEEAAGGAMNADMVEVANALANPHLFQEPSFMRSLDLEAMQAPEFLQYMNPAPPVVADGEFTVGIEFSSREAVIKAMKDYSIRRGVDYRVYESEPTTFYAKCTEYGNGCDWLIRVTKMQKKYCWEIRRYNRSHTCTRSTISQDHSKLDSKTVAEAIKPLVEVDPSIKVKSVIADIQSNFNYTISYRKAWLAKQQAVESIFGSWEASYEALPIWFEAMCHKEPSAVVHFEIMPAYQGDDLVPDIRVLHRVFWSYYPCIRAFRHCKPVVQVDGTHLYGKYKCCLLVAVSQDGNNKIVPIAFAIVEGETSDAWHFFLSLHQHVVTRDGVGLISDRHDSIRSAIERSNGAWSPPRSFHMFCIRHIESNFLRKFKAPYLQKLIVNIGYSRTTREYQMRYERLKERGEAYTNWLDRIPREQYALAFDGGYRWGHMTTNLVECINSVLKGACNLPVTALVKATFYKLNELFTRKRAETEARISAGLVFSEMVTTKLHANQ